A window of Chlorobium phaeobacteroides DSM 266 genomic DNA:
TGGAACAGACGGTCGATTTGCCTTCGGACATCGCCGTACCTGAAATCAGAAGCGACTTGAGGGGGCTTTCGACACGCGAGTAGTCGAGAGCCGTACGGAGCGTTCTGAAACTTTCGGCAAATGAGGAGGAGAGGCTGTCGGTAATCATCGGCATGGGAGTTTCGACTTTCGGTTGAGCCCCCTTGCGCTTGCCAGCTCCGTTGCCCGAAAGGAGCACTTTTTCGCGAAACGCCTTGCTCGTATTGTAGAGAATGCGGTTGAATCCCGAGACCTCACGCGAGGGAACGGCGTTCTTTTCGCCGGGAACAAGCGGAATAATGGAGAGCGTCGCCAGTCCGATATCCCTGAAAAACGAGTCGTCCTTGACGCTGTCGTCAACAAGCTCGGCTGTGTAGGTAAAGAGTACGGCGAGCAGTCCGCCGAGCACCAGCCCCATGAGCATATTTTTCTTCAGATTCGGCTTTTCAGGCTTGAAGGGCACAAATGCCGATCCGATAACCGAAACGCCGCCCACTTCGGAACCGAGCATGATGCGGGTTTCGTCGAGCTTCTCCTTCAGATAGAGATAGGTTTTGCCGACGACCTCCCGGTCTCTCTGGAGCTTGATATAGTCCTGTTGTTTTTCAGGCAGTTGACCAAGCAGCCCTTCGTAATACTCTTTGAGACGGCTGAACTCCCTCGAACTGAAGCTGAGCTCGTTGAGCTTCCGCTGGATCTGGAGCTTTTCGGAAACCATATCGAAGCTGAACTTCTGCGCCTTGCCGGCATAACCGATCTCTCCGGCGATCTTGCTGCGGCTGAGCTGCTCATAGCGGGTTTTAACCACCTCGAGCTGTTGCCGTTTGGCCTTGACATCGGCATTATCGATCCCTTTTTCCTGCACCAGTTGCATGTACTCGCTCTCAAGCCCCTTGATCTCGTCCATGATGGATCCAAGCTGGTTCGATACGTTTTTGGCGATCTGCGAACTGATGGCCCGGTCGGACTCGCTGAGCTTTTTTTCGAGAAAGGCCAGACCGTTGTTGGCAATATTGTATTCGGCCTGGATGCTTTTGAACTTTGCGTCGGCCTCGACAAGTTTATTGAGCAGTTGCTGGGTGTTGCCGGTCAGCTCGTAGATCTCGTTGGCCTCCATGTATTTCGACAGCGCATAATCGGCATCGCCGACCTTTTTCTGCTGATCGCCGAGCATCTCGGCTATGAATTTATTTGCCTGTGCATATTTTTCGGAGTTCCTGTCGATATCGGCCTCCCGATAGACCCGACAGAGCGTGTTTGACAAATAGGCCGCCTCGTCGGCAAAGGGACTTGCGACCGACACCTTGAGCACGTTGGTCTCTCGCGCAGCCTCGACCGTTATGCGACTGTTCAGTTTAACGGCATAGCGGCGCAACTCCTCATCGGAGAGCGCCCGGTACGGCGGGTTCTGATCGGCGTTGAGCGGCGTGAACACATTGAGCTGGCTGAAAAATCGGGATACGGGTGATCGATAGATCCTTTTTTCGAAAAACTCAAGGGAGTCGCGTCTTGCGCTCTTGTAGAGCTCCCCGACGGCGAGCATGGCAATCGGCATCGATTTGATCAGCTCGACATCTTTTTTGACGGCCTTGTTATCGACCGCGGCACCTGAACCGAGAACCGTGGCA
This region includes:
- a CDS encoding GumC family protein; translation: MKVEQQTPIKQQEEIERGEREISLEEIFKIVLRRKYGIILVMALSLFAAIFYHYTETPEYHAVAVMMINDNKEPTDLLATVLGSGAAVDNKAVKKDVELIKSMPIAMLAVGELYKSARRDSLEFFEKRIYRSPVSRFFSQLNVFTPLNADQNPPYRALSDEELRRYAVKLNSRITVEAARETNVLKVSVASPFADEAAYLSNTLCRVYREADIDRNSEKYAQANKFIAEMLGDQQKKVGDADYALSKYMEANEIYELTGNTQQLLNKLVEADAKFKSIQAEYNIANNGLAFLEKKLSESDRAISSQIAKNVSNQLGSIMDEIKGLESEYMQLVQEKGIDNADVKAKRQQLEVVKTRYEQLSRSKIAGEIGYAGKAQKFSFDMVSEKLQIQRKLNELSFSSREFSRLKEYYEGLLGQLPEKQQDYIKLQRDREVVGKTYLYLKEKLDETRIMLGSEVGGVSVIGSAFVPFKPEKPNLKKNMLMGLVLGGLLAVLFTYTAELVDDSVKDDSFFRDIGLATLSIIPLVPGEKNAVPSREVSGFNRILYNTSKAFREKVLLSGNGAGKRKGAQPKVETPMPMITDSLSSSFAESFRTLRTALDYSRVESPLKSLLISGTAMSEGKSTVCSNLAMAYALVGKKTIIVDCDFRRASQHKKFSVKREKGLTDYLFGEDRSIDESYFQATHVDNLFLLSSGKKVPNPNELLGSAKMQDLIRELETKFDKVIIDSPPLFLSDAAQLAHSIDGILLVSRLQFTSRKPIQDFVSDHFMRPLLLGVALIGSRQGTGYGYGKYGYGKYGYGKYGYGKYQYGQYEEQA